In the genome of Acidovorax sp. 69, the window CAGCCCGATGCGACCGACACGCCCGACTTGCCAGCGCCAGCCACCAGATAGCTACAAAATTAATAGCTACCAGCACATACGCATCAAGCGCCACCACCCAAAAACATCACAAACGCTTCAGACCTGCCAACCACCGAACGCCATGGGACAATCCCACCCCATGACACCGCAGCAGTACGTACAGCAAAAAGCCGTGGCCTCGGGCAGCAGCTTCTATTACGCTTTTCTCTTTTTGCCCGCCCCGCGCCGCGCGGCCATCACGGCGTTCTATGCGTTTTGCCGCGAGGTGGATGACGTGGTCGATGAAGTGACCGACCCCGGCGTAGCGCGCACCAAGCTCGCCTGGTGGCAGGCCGAGGTAGCCAAAGCCTATGCCGGCCAGCCCACCCACCCGGTGATGTTGGCCCTGATGCCACTGGCTGCCGACTATGGCATCGAGCAACGCCACCTGCAGGCCGTGATCGACGGCTGCCACATGGACCTGGAGCAGACCCGCTACCTCGACTTTGCGGGTCTCAAGGGTTACTGCCACCTGGTGGCCGGCATCGTGGGCGAAGTCGCAGCGCGCATCTTCGGCCAGACCGACCCACGCACCACCGAATACGCCCACAAGCTGGGCCTGGCGTTTCAGCTCACCAACATCATCCGCGACGTGGGCGAAGACGCGATGCTGGGCCGCATCTACCTGCCCGTGAGCGAGCTGCAGCAGTTTGATGTGAAGGCGCACGAGATCCTGAAGCGCCAGTATTCCGACCGCTTCACCGCGCTGATGCGTTTTCAGGCCGAACGCGCGCACAGCCTCTATGACGAAGCTTTCGCCCTGCTGCCCGACGCAGACCGCTGCACCCAAAAGCCGGGCCTGATGATGGCCAGCATCTACCGCACGCTACTGCGCGAGATAGAGCACGAGAACTTCCAGGTGCTGCACCAGCGCATCCGTCTCACCCCACTGCGCAAGTTCTGGCTGGCGTGGAAGGTGCAGGCATTGGGCCGGATGTAGTGTCGGTGTGGCGCCCATGAAAGTTGCCGTCGTCGGTGCGGGCTGGGCCGGTATGGCCGCCGCCATCGCCCACACACAGGCAGGTCGCCACGTCACCGTGTTCGAGGCTGCGCGCACCGTGGGTGGCCGGGCGCGGGCCGTGCCGGGCACGCTGCCCGACGGCACCCCTGCCAAGCTCGACAACGGCCAGCACATCCTCATTGGCGCCTATGCCGAAAGCCTGCGCCTGATGCGGCAGGTAGGCGTGGACCCCAACACTGCGCTGCTGCGCCTGCCGCTCACGCTGCAGTTCCCGGATGGCCAGGGGCTGCAATTGCCCGACCTGCCCCCGCCGCTGGATGCCCTGCTCGGCATTGGCCGCGCCAAAGGCTGGGGCTGGCGTGACAAGCTGGCACTGCTGCGCACGGCCACGACCTGGCAACTGCGCGGTTTTCGCTGCGCTCCAATAACCTCGGTAGCGCAGCTTTGCGCCCCGCTCACACCGCGCCTGATGGCCGAGTTCATCGACCCGCTGTGTGTGTCGGCCCTCAATACCCCAGCGCATGAGGCCAGCGGCCAGGTGTTTTTGCGCGTGCTGCAAGACAGCCTGTTCAGCGGGCGCGGCGGCTCCAACCTGCTGCTGCCTCGCGCCGACCTGGGGGCGTTGTTCCCGCAGGCAGCGGTGCACTGGCTGCAGCAGCGCGAGGGCCAGGTCGTCACCGGCCAGCGCATTCAGCGGCTGTTGCCTTTGCACGGCGGACGTTGGCAATTGGCAGGTGCGACCAACGTCTCGGAAGAACCCACCCCGTTCGACCACATCACCCTGGCCTGCCCGTCGTGGGAGGCCAGCCGCCTGGTTGAGGGCCTGGCAAGCACTGCGGGCCTGGCCAGCGCAGGCCGCTGGAGCGCCGCCGCCGGTGCCCTGCGTTTTGAGGCCATCACCACCGTTTACGCCCATGCCAGCGGAGCGCGCCTGCCCCAGCCCATGCTGGCGCTGCGCAACACGGCCACCCATCCCGCGCAATTCGTTTTCGACCGGGGCCCGCTCGACGGCCAGCATGGCCTGCTGGCCTTTGTGGTCAGCGCCAGCGATGGTGACCGGGCCCTGATAGAGCAGCAGGTGCTGCAGCAGGCGGCCGTACAGCTTGGCCTGCCGGCCCTGCAGCCTGTGCAAACCGTGGTGGAGAAACGCGCCACCTTTGCCTGCACCCCCGGCCTGCAGCGCCCTGGCATGCAGGTGCTGCCAGGGCTGACCGCCTGCGGCGACTATGTACAGGGCCCCTACCCCGCCACGCTCGAAGGCGCCGTACTCAGCGGCACCGCAGTGGCCGCTTGCGTCACTGCGCGCTGAAACGATCTCTGATTCAAGGTGGCCCCACCCCCGGGTAACTACCAACCCCACTGACAGCATTCCGAAAGCCCGCACCCGGCACCATGGCACCACACGCATCCGCATTCCGCATGCGCCATCGATCCGACGGAGACAACCCATGCTTTCAAACGACCCGCTTGCTTTTTCATCCTCACGCCGCCACTTGCTCGGTGCCAGCGGCGCTCTGGCCCTGGGCGGTTTTCTGCCCGCCACGGCGTCAGCCCAGGCCGCCTGGCCCTCTAAATCGGTACGCTTCGTGGTGCCCTTTGCACCGGGCGGCAGCTCGGAAATCGTGGCCCGCTCTACCGCCGCCGAACTGGGCAAGACACTGGGGCAAAGCGTTTACGTCGACAACAAGCCTGGCGCCGCCGGCAACATCGCCATGGGCGAGGTGGCCCGCGCTGAAGACCAGCACACATTGATCCTGGGCCACATCGGCACGCTGGCCGTCAACCCCTTCATCTTTGACAAGCTGCCCTACGACGCCAACAGGGACTTCAAGCCCGTAAGCCTGCTGGCCAAAGTACCCAGCCTGTATGTGGTGCACCCCGATGTGCCCGCCAAGAACCTCAAGGAGTTCATCGCCTATGCGAAAAAGAACCCCGGCAAGCTCAGTTACGGCTCAGCGGGCAACGGAAGCGCCGGGCACCTGGCGTTTGAATACCTCAAGATGACAGCCGATATCTTCATGTTGCACGTGCCCTACCGTGGCACCGGCCCCATGATGACCGACCTGCTCTCGGGCCGCCTTGAAGCATCGGCCGTGGGCGCTGCCGCCATGCTGCCGTTCATCAAGTCGGGCAAGGTGCGCTGCATCGCCACCGGCTCGGCCAAGCGCCTGCCGCAACTGCCCGACGTGGCCACTGTGGCTGAGCAGGGCTTTCCGGGCTTTGAGATGACCCAGTGGTACGGCATGCTGGCCCCGGCCAATCTGGCCCCGGCCCACCTGGAAAAGTTGGCCACAGAAACCGCCAAGGCCGTCAAGGCCCCCGCTTCACTGGAGCGCCTGAACGCCGACGCTGCGGAAGCGATTGGGGGCACACCCGCACAGTTCGCGCAGTTCATTGCGGCCGAACAGGAACGCTGGAAAAAGGTGCTGCTGCGCGCGAAGGTCAAACCAGATTAACCCCCTGAGCCGCTTCGCGTCTTCCCCCTTTCTCTCGCCCCGCTGCGCGGGTCAGGAAGGGGGACGCAGCCAGTGCGGCGGGGCGGCCCTTGCACGGCTGCCTGGCCTGGGCAGCGCGTACGCATAGTTTGGCTGCTGGCGCCTGCGCGCCCTAACCGCTCCGCATTGAATGGCTCAATGCTGAATGCAAGCCCTGCGCCTTCCGCACAAACGGTAGCATCCCCCCATGCGCATCCTCCTGGCCGAAGACGACCACAACCTGGGCACCTGGCTGAGCCGGGCGCTGGAGCACGCGGGCATCCAGGTGGAGTGGGTGAATGACGGCCGCCTGGCAGACCGCGCCTTGCAGCAGCACGACAACTACGACGCGCTGGTGCTCGACCTGGGTCTGCCCGGGCTGGACGGCCAGGCCGTGTTGCAGCGCTTGCGCGACCGCGACCAGCGCCTGCCCGCTCTGATCCTTACCGCGCGCGACTCCCTGGACGAGCGCGTGCGCTCGCTCAACGCCGGGGCCGACGACTTTCTGGCCAAGCCCTTCGAGCTGGCCGAGCTGGAAGCGCGTCTGCACGCGCTGGTGCGCCGCGCGCGGGGCAACGAGCACCCGCGCCTGACCTGCGGCGCGCTGGTGTATGACAACGCACGCAAACAGTTCACGCTGCGCGGGGAGCCGCTGGCCCTGTCACCGCGTGAACATGCCGTGTTGCGCGTGCTGGTGCAGCGCAGCGGCGAACCGTTCTCCAAGCAACAAATCCTGGACCGTGTGTTTTCGGACGATGACGACGTGCACCCCGAAGCGGTGGAGGTGTTTGTGCACCGGCTGCGCAAGCGGCTCGATGGCAGCGGTGTACGCATCACCACGCTGCGCGGGCTGGGCTACGCGCTGGAGGCGGAATGACGAGGGTCCCCACTGAGGCACTGCACATCTTCCCCTCCAAGGGGAGACACCACCAGTGGCTTGGCGGAGTCAGTTGCACGGCAGCACGGGCCTGGGCCGAGCAGAGATCCAGGGCAGCGTGCGATAGCTCGCAGCAAGGGGGGGCGCTGTGCCACTGATCCAGCGCCTGCGCCGCGCCAGCCTGTGGCGGCTGCTGGCCATGCTCTTGCTGCCGCTGCTGGCCCTGGTGACTGGGGTGGAGCTGTGGATGACCCGGCACGACGCGCTGGAGGCCGCCAATGCAGCCTACGACCGATCGCTGCTGGGCGCGCTCAAATCGATTGACGCCAACATCTCCACCGCATCGGGTGGCCTGTCGGCGGAGCTGCCCTACAGCATGCTCGAATTCTTTGAACTCACGGCCAGCGGCAACGTGTACTTTCGGGTGGCATCGTCCGATGGTCTTGTGGAGCTGGGCAATGCCGACCTGCCCCTCCCGCCGGGACCGCTGAAGCCCGGGGTACCACTCTTTTACGACGCCACCTACTTCGGCGAATCCGTGCGGCTTGCGGCCTATCGCCGCGCACTGGACCGCGCGGAGTCTGCGGCCACCGTGCTGGTGCAGGTGGCCGAAAGCACACGCTCGCGGCAGGACTTCACGGATCGCTTTGTGCGCCGGGCCGTGCAGCGCGATGCGCTGGTGCTGGCACTCATGGTGTTGGGCACGGCAGCGCTGCTGGCCATTGCGCTGCGCCCCCTGGCACGGCTGGCGCGCGAGGTGCAAGCCCGAGGCATCGACGACATGACACCGCTGGCCCCCACCGACCTGCCCGCCGACATCCGCCCGCTGGTGGACGCAGTCAACCAGCAGATGGCGCGCACCCAGGACTTGGTGGCGCAGCAGCGGCAGTTTCTGGACGACGCCTCGCACCAGCTGCGCACCCACCTGACCACGCTGCAAATGCAGATCGACTACGCCCGGCGTGAGGGCGATGCCACCGAGGTTCAACACACGTTGGCCGCCATCGGCGGCGAAATTGCACGCGCCACCCGCAGCACGCAGCAACTGCTGGCGCTGGGCCGCAGCGATACTGCAGCCGTAGAGCTTGTTCCGTTCGACCTGACCGCGCTGCTGCGCACCGTGGCGCTGGAGCTACTGCCCCAGGCGCGAGCCAAGCAAATCGACTTTGGCATTCAC includes:
- a CDS encoding tripartite tricarboxylate transporter substrate binding protein; this translates as MLSNDPLAFSSSRRHLLGASGALALGGFLPATASAQAAWPSKSVRFVVPFAPGGSSEIVARSTAAELGKTLGQSVYVDNKPGAAGNIAMGEVARAEDQHTLILGHIGTLAVNPFIFDKLPYDANRDFKPVSLLAKVPSLYVVHPDVPAKNLKEFIAYAKKNPGKLSYGSAGNGSAGHLAFEYLKMTADIFMLHVPYRGTGPMMTDLLSGRLEASAVGAAAMLPFIKSGKVRCIATGSAKRLPQLPDVATVAEQGFPGFEMTQWYGMLAPANLAPAHLEKLATETAKAVKAPASLERLNADAAEAIGGTPAQFAQFIAAEQERWKKVLLRAKVKPD
- the hpnD gene encoding presqualene diphosphate synthase HpnD; this translates as MTPQQYVQQKAVASGSSFYYAFLFLPAPRRAAITAFYAFCREVDDVVDEVTDPGVARTKLAWWQAEVAKAYAGQPTHPVMLALMPLAADYGIEQRHLQAVIDGCHMDLEQTRYLDFAGLKGYCHLVAGIVGEVAARIFGQTDPRTTEYAHKLGLAFQLTNIIRDVGEDAMLGRIYLPVSELQQFDVKAHEILKRQYSDRFTALMRFQAERAHSLYDEAFALLPDADRCTQKPGLMMASIYRTLLREIEHENFQVLHQRIRLTPLRKFWLAWKVQALGRM
- the hpnE gene encoding hydroxysqualene dehydroxylase HpnE is translated as MKVAVVGAGWAGMAAAIAHTQAGRHVTVFEAARTVGGRARAVPGTLPDGTPAKLDNGQHILIGAYAESLRLMRQVGVDPNTALLRLPLTLQFPDGQGLQLPDLPPPLDALLGIGRAKGWGWRDKLALLRTATTWQLRGFRCAPITSVAQLCAPLTPRLMAEFIDPLCVSALNTPAHEASGQVFLRVLQDSLFSGRGGSNLLLPRADLGALFPQAAVHWLQQREGQVVTGQRIQRLLPLHGGRWQLAGATNVSEEPTPFDHITLACPSWEASRLVEGLASTAGLASAGRWSAAAGALRFEAITTVYAHASGARLPQPMLALRNTATHPAQFVFDRGPLDGQHGLLAFVVSASDGDRALIEQQVLQQAAVQLGLPALQPVQTVVEKRATFACTPGLQRPGMQVLPGLTACGDYVQGPYPATLEGAVLSGTAVAACVTAR
- a CDS encoding response regulator, encoding MRILLAEDDHNLGTWLSRALEHAGIQVEWVNDGRLADRALQQHDNYDALVLDLGLPGLDGQAVLQRLRDRDQRLPALILTARDSLDERVRSLNAGADDFLAKPFELAELEARLHALVRRARGNEHPRLTCGALVYDNARKQFTLRGEPLALSPREHAVLRVLVQRSGEPFSKQQILDRVFSDDDDVHPEAVEVFVHRLRKRLDGSGVRITTLRGLGYALEAE
- a CDS encoding sensor histidine kinase, which codes for MLLLPLLALVTGVELWMTRHDALEAANAAYDRSLLGALKSIDANISTASGGLSAELPYSMLEFFELTASGNVYFRVASSDGLVELGNADLPLPPGPLKPGVPLFYDATYFGESVRLAAYRRALDRAESAATVLVQVAESTRSRQDFTDRFVRRAVQRDALVLALMVLGTAALLAIALRPLARLAREVQARGIDDMTPLAPTDLPADIRPLVDAVNQQMARTQDLVAQQRQFLDDASHQLRTHLTTLQMQIDYARREGDATEVQHTLAAIGGEIARATRSTQQLLALGRSDTAAVELVPFDLTALLRTVALELLPQARAKQIDFGIHTPPVEIASVGDSGLLREALTNLAANAIAYTPVQGTVTVSAAGDSLGWSISVEDNGPGLPAEERDALGQRYRRGSQATASGSGLGLAIARSIAERHQGSLRLQARAEGPGLLAILWWPRS